A stretch of Alkalicella caledoniensis DNA encodes these proteins:
- a CDS encoding flavoprotein, whose translation MKPEEAFNWIVEEVLRRLEARKKRALVIFTGAAIGFNEVMPQIKKLIDMGWNFKFLLSNSAEYVLTPELIKEQLGVKEVILEREVKNPRSLYEDVNYFIIPTLTVNTATKVSLNIADTLVTNLVAHGIMEGIPIVAVKDGCDLKNPTRKQMGMDKTPPAYLAKNQEHLATLEQYGIKLVNSTDLLSSIENNKHSSDSISVDFNKKVLSRSDVIETGSSQGVMYVPSTTIITSLAYDTAKKIGVKIIKK comes from the coding sequence TTGAAACCAGAAGAAGCCTTTAATTGGATTGTTGAAGAAGTATTAAGGAGATTAGAGGCTAGAAAGAAAAGAGCATTAGTTATTTTTACTGGGGCAGCCATTGGTTTTAACGAGGTGATGCCACAGATTAAAAAGCTAATTGATATGGGGTGGAACTTTAAGTTTCTACTATCAAATAGCGCAGAATATGTCTTGACTCCAGAGCTTATAAAGGAACAACTGGGAGTTAAAGAAGTGATTTTAGAGAGGGAAGTAAAGAACCCTAGGAGTTTATACGAAGATGTTAACTACTTTATCATCCCTACATTAACTGTAAATACAGCGACCAAGGTATCCTTAAACATTGCAGATACATTAGTAACTAACCTTGTGGCCCACGGAATTATGGAAGGTATCCCCATAGTTGCAGTTAAAGACGGGTGCGATTTAAAAAATCCCACTAGAAAACAAATGGGTATGGATAAGACACCTCCTGCTTACTTAGCAAAAAACCAAGAACATCTAGCCACCCTAGAACAATACGGGATAAAGCTTGTGAACTCCACTGATTTGCTTAGCTCCATTGAAAATAATAAGCATAGCAGTGATTCCATTTCCGTGGATTTTAACAAGAAGGTCCTTAGTAGGTCCGATGTCATTGAGACTGGTAGCTCCCAAGGGGTTATGTATGTACCAAGCACTACAATTATAACTTCCTTGGCTTATGATACTGCTAAAAAAATTGGGGTTAAGATTATCAAAAAATGA
- the eutJ gene encoding ethanolamine utilization protein EutJ yields MDLIKANEYIASFAKLINLQQEIIKPKGDLKVGVDLGTANIVLSVLDENDHPVAGALYPASVVKDGLVVDYVGAVRIVKQLKHQVESYLGTRLSYAATAVPPGTIGGNAKAICNVVESADMECINVIDEPTAASSVLGVTDGAVVDVGGGTTGISILRDGQVIYTADEATGGTHMSLVVAGNYKVPFDEGEKLKKDPSMQGEIFTVVKPVVEKMASIVKRHIANYDVKQIYVVGGACCFKEFENVFYKEIGVPTLKPDQPLLVTPLGIALNCKK; encoded by the coding sequence ATGGACCTTATTAAAGCCAATGAATACATTGCAAGTTTTGCCAAATTAATAAACCTACAGCAAGAGATCATAAAGCCTAAAGGTGATTTGAAGGTCGGTGTAGATCTAGGTACTGCAAATATAGTATTATCTGTTCTAGATGAAAATGATCATCCAGTGGCAGGTGCCCTATACCCAGCTTCAGTTGTTAAGGATGGGTTAGTGGTAGATTATGTAGGTGCTGTACGAATAGTTAAGCAATTAAAGCACCAGGTGGAAAGTTACCTAGGTACACGTCTTAGCTATGCTGCAACAGCTGTACCACCAGGAACAATAGGAGGAAATGCCAAGGCCATTTGCAACGTTGTAGAGTCAGCTGACATGGAGTGTATCAATGTTATAGATGAGCCAACAGCGGCTTCTTCAGTTTTAGGTGTAACAGACGGAGCTGTAGTGGATGTGGGAGGCGGTACCACTGGTATTAGTATTTTAAGGGATGGCCAAGTGATATATACAGCTGATGAAGCAACAGGTGGAACTCACATGAGTTTAGTTGTAGCTGGAAATTATAAAGTTCCCTTTGATGAAGGAGAAAAATTAAAAAAAGACCCTAGTATGCAAGGGGAGATTTTTACAGTTGTAAAACCTGTGGTGGAGAAAATGGCTTCTATAGTTAAAAGACATATTGCAAACTATGATGTGAAACAAATATATGTTGTTGGGGGAGCCTGTTGTTTTAAAGAATTTGAGAATGTGTTCTATAAAGAAATAGGTGTTCCAACACTTAAACCAGACCAACCACTGTTAGTAACCCCTTTGGGTATAGCACTGAACTGTAAGAAGTGA